ACATCGGCCATCATTCGGTCATTGGCGGGAATGTCTGGTTGACAAGTTCTGTCGAGCCTTACACCACCGTATACCATCAGGCTACATCAAAATTTATAGATTCAAAACCAATAATATAGATACCATGGGAAATATCATAGATACCATAGGAAATACACCCTTAGTCGAGATTACACAATTTCATACAAATCCCAAGGTGCGGATCTTTGCAAAAATGGAAGGTAATAATCCTGCGGGCTCGGTGAAAGATCGTGCAGCACTCAATATGATCCGTTCGGCGATGGAGCGGGGCGATATTACAAAAGATAGTAAATTGATCGAGGCAACGAGCGGTAATACGGGGATCGCACTTGCTATGATCGCCGGTATATATGGACTTAACCTCGAGCTTGTGATGCCAGCTTCTTCAACGCGGGAGCGAACGCTTACGATGGAGGCTTACGGGGCGAAAGTTACTTTATTGGAATCCATGGAAATATGTCGCGATTATGCAGAAGAAAAGGCCGAAAAAGAAGGCTATTTTATATTGAATCAATTTGCAAATCCAGATAACTACGAAGCACATATCAAAACAACGGGACCTGAAATCTGGCGTGATACTGCGGGGAAGATTACACATTTTGTAAGCGCCATGGGAACTACGGGGACAATTATGGGAAATTCCATCTATTTGAAGGAAAAAAATGCAGCCATTCAGATCGTAGGCTGTCAGCCCACTCCTGAATCTTCCATACCAGGCATACGGCGTTGGCCCGAAGCCTATCTGCCTAAGATTTTTGATCCAAGCAGGGTAGATCGCGTTATCGATATATCCCAACAGGAGGCAACAGCGCTTGCCCGGGAACTTGTTAAGCGTGAAGGGGTTTTTGCAGGAATGAGCACCGGTGGAGCTTTTGCAGGAGCACTTAAAATTGCAAATGAAATCGACGAAGGCCTTATTGTATTTATTGCCTGTGACCGAGGTGACCGCTATTTGAGTTCAGACCTTTTTGGCTAAGAACCCATACGAACAATACCAAGCCCACTATGGATCTTTGCTGATTTTTAGCAATCTTTAGTGGGCTTTTCGCTATTTAAGCATCGGCGCCAAAGGTGAGTAGATTGTTGTCGGGATCTAAAATCGAAAACTCCCGCTGACCCCAGGGCTTAATCTCAAGTTTGCCATTGGGGTGAATCTCAACGTGATTTTCTTGAAAAGACTGATACAGACAATCAATGTCGTCTGTGCGTAT
The Sphingobacterium multivorum genome window above contains:
- the cysM gene encoding cysteine synthase CysM, whose translation is MGNIIDTIGNTPLVEITQFHTNPKVRIFAKMEGNNPAGSVKDRAALNMIRSAMERGDITKDSKLIEATSGNTGIALAMIAGIYGLNLELVMPASSTRERTLTMEAYGAKVTLLESMEICRDYAEEKAEKEGYFILNQFANPDNYEAHIKTTGPEIWRDTAGKITHFVSAMGTTGTIMGNSIYLKEKNAAIQIVGCQPTPESSIPGIRRWPEAYLPKIFDPSRVDRVIDISQQEATALARELVKREGVFAGMSTGGAFAGALKIANEIDEGLIVFIACDRGDRYLSSDLFG